Proteins found in one Candidatus Hydrogenedentota bacterium genomic segment:
- the yidC gene encoding membrane protein insertase YidC produces the protein MDDDQDKGLLKNQVLGIILMTVLIFIWLNYSTGQRPPAGPESGPAETQPSPAAPEEQAAGRQEPGQPPSADWPYLPAVPETVEPDSEVVLENGQLRLVFTKIGARLKRAEVVLDTGQQDVVQLVPQAQEPDTEAVYPLGLSFPAQEELGDKLNYVPFEASLDPSGHAVTFTLTTPALVVAKTFVLTDTPFVVDASVRIENRENAKRLLGQDQTPAYLLGWAPDVDSPDKAKGVGQAIVVRHAQRNDYQDTRKLTLKNPPMWVSDADWIAVKSAYFIVALKHGADENPDAPASQAFYHGAAENLRIGLAVPRMEIDANAANTQAFRLYIGPSRLKTLAAAWPTLDTAPRFFQSDRWAFMDKFAKLLLRLLNWFYSWIPNYGIAIILLTVLVRVAMLPLTLKSMKSMKKMQQLAPEIEKLREKYKEDQQELNKRMWEIYRERGVNPMGGCLPLFLQMPIFIALYRMLWSAYELRGAPFWLWITDLSQPDHLFHMPFMTAIPFVGDFLEYFNLLPLLMAVAMLISQKVLPQTGPAANPQQKAMMTFMPLFLAVACYRVASGLNLYILVSTLLGIVQQSITRIQKDVTITPNKQQAPRKRQHFYKAAQERKRRIAKEAKAAARRSQLTRSMGAEKEPKSAPKPDER, from the coding sequence GTGGATGACGATCAAGATAAAGGGCTACTGAAAAACCAGGTGCTCGGCATCATTCTGATGACCGTGCTGATTTTCATCTGGCTGAACTATTCCACGGGGCAGAGACCTCCTGCCGGCCCGGAGTCCGGCCCGGCCGAAACACAACCATCCCCCGCCGCCCCGGAGGAACAGGCCGCCGGGCGCCAGGAACCCGGCCAGCCCCCGTCCGCCGACTGGCCGTATCTGCCGGCCGTGCCCGAAACGGTCGAGCCCGATTCCGAAGTCGTTCTCGAAAACGGGCAGCTTCGGCTGGTGTTCACGAAGATCGGCGCGCGTCTCAAGCGTGCCGAAGTCGTGCTCGATACCGGGCAGCAGGATGTGGTCCAGCTGGTGCCCCAGGCCCAAGAACCCGACACCGAGGCCGTATATCCTCTCGGACTATCGTTTCCCGCGCAGGAAGAGCTCGGCGACAAGCTCAACTACGTCCCGTTCGAAGCCAGCCTGGACCCCTCCGGCCACGCCGTAACCTTCACATTGACGACGCCCGCGCTCGTGGTGGCCAAAACGTTCGTCTTGACCGATACCCCGTTCGTGGTCGACGCGAGCGTTCGCATCGAGAACCGCGAGAACGCCAAGCGCCTTCTCGGACAAGACCAGACCCCCGCCTATCTCCTGGGATGGGCCCCGGACGTCGACTCGCCCGACAAAGCCAAGGGCGTCGGGCAAGCCATCGTCGTGCGCCATGCACAGCGAAACGATTACCAGGACACCCGCAAGCTTACCCTGAAGAATCCCCCGATGTGGGTGTCCGACGCGGACTGGATTGCCGTCAAGAGCGCCTATTTCATTGTTGCCCTCAAGCACGGCGCCGACGAAAACCCCGATGCGCCGGCCAGCCAGGCTTTCTATCATGGGGCCGCAGAGAACCTCCGCATCGGCCTTGCCGTCCCCCGCATGGAAATCGATGCGAACGCGGCGAACACGCAGGCGTTCCGCCTGTACATCGGCCCCAGCAGGCTCAAGACCCTCGCCGCGGCATGGCCCACGCTGGATACCGCACCGCGCTTTTTTCAAAGCGACCGGTGGGCGTTCATGGACAAGTTCGCCAAGCTCCTGTTGCGCCTGCTGAACTGGTTCTATTCGTGGATTCCCAATTACGGCATTGCAATCATCCTGCTCACCGTGCTCGTCCGCGTGGCCATGCTGCCGCTGACGCTTAAGAGCATGAAGAGCATGAAGAAGATGCAGCAGCTTGCACCCGAGATCGAGAAGCTACGGGAGAAATACAAGGAGGATCAGCAAGAACTCAACAAACGCATGTGGGAAATCTACCGGGAACGCGGCGTCAATCCGATGGGCGGCTGCCTGCCGTTGTTTCTCCAAATGCCCATTTTCATCGCGCTTTACCGTATGCTCTGGAGCGCATACGAGCTGCGGGGCGCGCCGTTCTGGCTATGGATAACCGATTTGTCTCAGCCGGACCACCTGTTTCACATGCCATTCATGACGGCGATTCCGTTTGTAGGAGACTTTCTCGAATACTTCAACCTATTGCCGTTGCTTATGGCAGTCGCCATGCTCATCAGCCAGAAGGTGCTTCCCCAAACCGGACCGGCGGCTAATCCGCAGCAGAAGGCCATGATGACCTTCATGCCGCTCTTCCTGGCGGTGGCCTGCTACCGGGTGGCCTCCGGCTTGAACCTCTATATCCTGGTAAGCACCCTGCTCGGCATCGTGCAGCAATCCATCACCCGCATCCAGAAAGACGTCACCATCACCCCCAACAAACAACAGGCTCCGCGCAAACGCCAACATTTCTACAAGGCCGCGCAAGAACGCAAACGCCGCATCGCCAAAGAAGCCAAGGCCGCGGCGCGGCGGAGCCAACTGACCCGGTCTATGGGCGCCGAGAAAGAACCCAAGAGCGCACCCAAACCGGACGAAAGGTAA
- a CDS encoding ATP-grasp domain-containing protein produces MKQRVLILGAKDCAARAAEAAGRAGIEAVVATSLPNEPEAMADAARTNGAEGIYCADEAHVEAAAAASAKLGFPCLSEYAARLLHSKEALRSALARETGLNPRYGIAGSLAETEQIIRRLGLPAVVKPLEGAWGQGALIVRDIADAPLAFTRAVKHASSGRVLLEPYLPGHEYRVICHRSQGRWSTLMVYSNVPAEHDHLFDRALVAPVRVAGPLRDKLRESVRTVMGVMGGVHGLVVLEFMVSGEGLHLVELSHISQLPALATELFPAISGIDLLEVDVASALGKPFDTKPRFKVCAALWWLTARSGVVSAVHGEEKARAVPGVVRLQVNAQPGTVLGHQVDVPSRDAVGHVLVTARSPRRALEKAQYASEYLRFDTRAALDK; encoded by the coding sequence GTGAAACAACGTGTTTTGATTCTGGGCGCCAAGGATTGCGCGGCCCGCGCGGCTGAAGCCGCCGGCCGTGCGGGTATCGAAGCCGTCGTCGCGACGTCCCTGCCCAATGAGCCCGAAGCCATGGCGGATGCAGCCCGCACAAACGGGGCCGAAGGCATCTACTGTGCCGATGAGGCCCATGTGGAAGCAGCGGCGGCCGCGTCGGCGAAGCTGGGTTTCCCGTGTCTGTCCGAGTACGCCGCCCGATTGCTCCACAGCAAAGAAGCGCTTCGTTCCGCTCTCGCTCGAGAGACCGGCTTGAATCCTCGCTACGGGATTGCCGGTTCCCTTGCCGAGACGGAGCAGATCATTCGCCGGCTGGGCCTCCCTGCCGTGGTGAAACCCCTGGAGGGCGCGTGGGGACAGGGCGCGCTTATTGTGCGGGACATTGCTGACGCGCCGCTGGCCTTCACCCGGGCAGTCAAGCATGCATCGTCGGGCCGGGTCTTGCTGGAGCCGTATCTGCCGGGGCATGAATACCGGGTAATCTGTCATCGTTCCCAGGGCCGGTGGTCCACGCTGATGGTATACAGCAACGTGCCTGCGGAACACGACCATCTCTTCGACCGGGCCCTGGTTGCGCCGGTGCGGGTGGCGGGCCCGCTTCGAGACAAACTGCGGGAAAGCGTGCGCACGGTCATGGGCGTCATGGGCGGCGTCCACGGATTGGTCGTGCTCGAATTCATGGTATCCGGGGAAGGGCTGCACCTCGTCGAGTTGAGCCACATCAGCCAGTTGCCGGCGCTTGCTACGGAGCTTTTCCCGGCGATCAGCGGCATCGACCTGCTCGAAGTGGATGTTGCGTCGGCTTTGGGGAAACCGTTTGATACGAAGCCGCGGTTCAAGGTTTGTGCCGCGTTGTGGTGGCTGACGGCGCGCTCAGGAGTGGTTTCCGCCGTTCATGGAGAGGAGAAGGCCCGGGCGGTGCCGGGAGTCGTGCGGCTTCAGGTGAATGCCCAACCGGGAACGGTGCTGGGCCATCAGGTGGATGTGCCGTCGCGGGACGCAGTCGGGCATGTTCTGGTGACGGCACGGAGTCCGCGCAGAGCCCTCGAGAAAGCGCAGTATGCGTCGGAGTACTTGCGATTCGACACCCGGGCGGCTCTCGACAAATAG
- the jag gene encoding RNA-binding cell elongation regulator Jag/EloR — MRSVEISARKREDAINKALQELGIERHEAHVEILDEGSPGFLGIGVRDVTVRVSTDVPGEGGFPVEADGNRVDAEHRGNRRDRKPGPRDGAGKRPPKRERTNGDRGPRAQQRGRANDRSNRNRRDNRDNKGGRRDRPDRPGRQDRPGQQKGRPGKPHRPEASRAPDRPRPPRPERPREERPRPEPKERPPAKVLTDARSNEAASLLHEIISSMGMESTVQPVESEQGGLKLAVESPDSALLIGRKGRNLTSMQYLINRIFNRQDEWQQTERIIVDVEGYLDRRRDTLEDMALRLAERAKATGRRVRVKPLSPQERRIIHLALHDDPEVRTFSVGESNFRSVIIAPVAEGETGEEEDADEKDYRDEYG, encoded by the coding sequence ATGAGATCCGTCGAAATCAGTGCCCGAAAACGGGAAGACGCTATCAACAAGGCCCTGCAGGAACTGGGTATCGAACGACACGAGGCTCACGTGGAAATCCTTGACGAAGGCAGCCCCGGATTCCTCGGGATCGGGGTTCGCGATGTCACCGTGCGCGTATCCACCGATGTGCCGGGCGAGGGAGGATTCCCCGTCGAAGCGGACGGCAACCGCGTCGATGCTGAGCACAGAGGCAACCGCCGCGACCGTAAACCTGGCCCGCGCGACGGCGCCGGCAAACGCCCGCCCAAGCGCGAGCGAACGAATGGCGACCGCGGCCCTCGCGCACAGCAACGCGGGCGAGCCAATGATCGCTCCAACCGCAACCGCCGCGATAACCGCGACAACAAGGGGGGAAGACGCGACCGCCCGGACCGCCCCGGCCGCCAGGACCGCCCGGGACAGCAGAAAGGCCGCCCGGGCAAACCCCACCGCCCGGAAGCGTCTAGAGCGCCTGACCGGCCAAGACCCCCGCGGCCCGAACGTCCCAGAGAAGAACGGCCCAGACCGGAACCCAAAGAGCGGCCCCCCGCGAAAGTCCTCACCGACGCCCGCAGCAACGAAGCCGCCTCCCTGCTCCACGAGATCATCTCAAGCATGGGCATGGAATCCACTGTACAGCCTGTCGAGTCCGAACAGGGCGGGCTGAAATTGGCCGTCGAATCCCCGGACTCCGCGCTGCTGATCGGCAGGAAGGGCCGCAACCTCACCTCGATGCAGTACCTCATCAACCGGATTTTCAACCGGCAAGATGAATGGCAGCAGACCGAACGCATCATCGTCGACGTTGAAGGTTATCTGGACCGCCGCCGTGACACCCTCGAGGACATGGCACTGCGCCTCGCCGAGCGCGCCAAAGCGACCGGGCGCCGCGTGCGCGTAAAGCCTCTGAGCCCGCAGGAACGCCGCATCATCCATCTGGCCCTGCATGACGACCCCGAGGTGCGCACCTTCAGCGTAGGCGAATCCAACTTCCGCAGCGTTATCATCGCCCCCGTTGCCGAAGGCGAAACGGGCGAAGAAGAAGACGCCGACGAAAAGGATTACCGCGACGAATACGGCGA
- the yidD gene encoding membrane protein insertion efficiency factor YidD has protein sequence MAKVLVLLIRAYQYAISPILTAVLGPSCRFTPSCSQYAVEALERYGVIRGTGYAIWRVARCHPYSRGGYDPVP, from the coding sequence GTGGCTAAGGTGTTGGTGTTGCTCATTCGTGCCTACCAATACGCTATCTCGCCTATTCTAACGGCCGTCCTCGGGCCCAGTTGCCGGTTTACGCCTTCGTGCTCCCAATACGCCGTCGAGGCGTTGGAGCGCTACGGCGTCATACGCGGCACGGGGTACGCCATCTGGCGGGTCGCACGATGCCATCCCTACAGCCGTGGCGGATACGATCCTGTGCCGTAA
- the mnmE gene encoding tRNA uridine-5-carboxymethylaminomethyl(34) synthesis GTPase MnmE: MIRTTPEDTIAAISTPHGEGAIGIVRLSGPDAIRIAAAVFRSTTGLDIRTSPRRIFHGEIRAADETLDEVLVHVMRAPHSYTCEDVVEINAHGGMAPVQAILELLLEKGARLAEPGEFTKRAFLNGRIDLVQAEAVIDRIRARTRAGLRAAHAAASGALSKAIASMRDALLDALARIEAAVDFPEEDLPELVTPELRTSLNEIAGKMQTLLETSEAGRLYREGAAATIAGRPNVGKSSLFNALLRDARAIVTAQPGTTRDLLEEVITIQGIPVRISDTAGLRQSHDEVERLGVDKARNALTAADIVLFVIEATNPATPEDEALATDLEALGVPVLLVVNKTDLNPGPTLPAAWRGRFAGVCLLSAQTGAGLHELEAALAGQLLHGTCLSPSEVLITRVHQRDSLRRARRALQHLLAEFDASPEFLSIDLRDALDALGEITGETATEDVLDRIFSSFCIGK; encoded by the coding sequence GTGATTCGGACAACTCCTGAAGATACCATCGCGGCGATATCCACACCGCACGGTGAGGGCGCCATTGGTATTGTGCGGCTCAGCGGCCCCGATGCGATTCGCATCGCGGCCGCTGTTTTTCGCTCCACCACGGGCCTTGACATCCGGACTTCGCCCCGCCGCATCTTTCACGGGGAAATCCGCGCCGCGGATGAAACCCTCGACGAGGTCCTGGTGCACGTGATGCGCGCGCCTCACAGTTACACCTGCGAAGACGTCGTCGAAATCAACGCGCACGGCGGCATGGCGCCCGTGCAGGCAATCCTCGAACTTCTTCTCGAGAAGGGCGCCCGTCTGGCCGAACCGGGCGAGTTTACCAAGCGCGCGTTTCTCAATGGCCGCATCGACCTTGTGCAGGCCGAAGCCGTCATTGATCGGATCCGCGCCAGGACACGCGCCGGACTGCGCGCCGCCCATGCCGCCGCCTCGGGTGCGCTGTCCAAAGCCATTGCCTCGATGCGCGACGCCCTCCTCGATGCCCTCGCCCGCATCGAGGCCGCCGTAGACTTCCCCGAGGAGGACCTGCCCGAACTCGTGACGCCCGAACTGAGAACCTCGCTCAATGAAATCGCGGGCAAGATGCAGACCCTGCTCGAGACATCCGAGGCGGGGCGTCTGTACCGCGAAGGAGCCGCGGCCACCATTGCCGGCCGGCCCAATGTCGGAAAGTCCAGCCTGTTCAACGCATTGTTGCGTGACGCGCGCGCCATCGTGACCGCCCAGCCCGGAACCACCCGCGACCTGCTCGAAGAGGTCATCACGATTCAGGGAATCCCCGTCCGCATCAGTGATACGGCGGGATTGCGCCAATCGCATGACGAGGTCGAACGGCTCGGCGTTGACAAGGCCCGCAATGCACTGACCGCCGCCGACATCGTCCTCTTCGTAATCGAGGCCACCAATCCCGCGACCCCCGAAGACGAAGCCCTCGCAACGGACCTCGAGGCCCTCGGAGTTCCCGTCTTGCTGGTGGTGAACAAGACCGACCTGAATCCCGGGCCCACCCTGCCAGCCGCCTGGCGCGGGAGGTTCGCCGGCGTATGCCTTCTCTCCGCCCAGACCGGGGCCGGCCTTCATGAGCTCGAGGCCGCCCTCGCCGGACAATTGCTCCACGGAACCTGCCTCAGCCCCTCGGAAGTCCTCATTACCCGGGTGCACCAGCGCGACAGCCTGCGCCGCGCCCGACGGGCGCTCCAACACTTGCTGGCAGAGTTTGACGCCTCGCCGGAGTTCCTCAGCATCGACCTGCGCGACGCACTCGATGCGCTCGGCGAAATCACGGGCGAAACCGCCACGGAAGACGTCCTTGACCGAATCTTCTCTTCGTTCTGTATCGGCAAGTGA